The Streptomyces sp. NBC_01268 genome segment GAGATCGCGCGCGCTGTGCTCGCGATCGATCGTGTCAAGGACCGGCAAAATGTAGCGCAGCGCGCCGAGGCCCCGGCCGGGTGGGCCGGGGCCTCGGAACGGGGCGGTGTCTCAGACCCCCGGCGGGAGCCGCTTGGCGCGGGACCGGACCATGAACGCGGTCACGATCTCGGCCACGCCCACCACCAGCAGCCAGATGCCGCCGAGGACGGTCAGCACCGCCACCGACTCCAGCGGCGAGACGATCAGCACCACACCGGCCAGCGCGCTGATGACACCCAGCGTGATCTGCCAGCCCCGGGCCGGCATCGCCGGGTCGGAGGCCGCCGCGACCGTCTGCATGATGCCGCGGAACAGCCAGCCGATGCCGATCCACAGCGCCAGCAGCAGGATCGACTGCGTCGCGCCCCGGAAGCAGAACAGGCCGAGCAGGATGCCCAGCGTGCCGCTGATGAACGCCATCACCCGCAGCGAGGTCCTGGCGTGCGTGCCGAAGGCCGCGACCAGTTGCAGCACACCGCTGACCAGCAGGTAGATGCCGAACAGCACACCGACCACGGTCAGCGTGGCCTTCGGCCAGGCCAGCACCAGCACACCCAGGATCAGCGCGAGGACACCGGCGATCAGCAGTGCCTGCCACGCGACGCCCGCCAGCATGGCGAGCGGTCCGGGTGGCAGGTCGCCCCGTGAGGGACGGTCGTCCGTCTGAGTCATGACGTCACTCCACTCCTCTTCGCGCGCCCTCGGAGCGGGTCGCGTACGTCCGCAGGAACAGCGCCTCGGCCAGCGCCATCGTCTCGATCTCGGCGGGGTCCACGCTCTCGTTGGGCGCGTGGATGAGGCAGCCGGGCTCCTCGACCCCGATCAGGGCGATCTCGGCGTCCGGGAACTGCGCGGCGAGCACGTTGCACAGCGGGATCGAACCGCCCTGCCCCGCCTGGACCATGTCCTTCCCGTACGCCCGGCTCAGCGCCGAAGCGAGCGCCCGGTAGGCGGGCCCGTCGGTGCGGGCCCGGAACGGCCGGCCCACGCTCTCCGGCTCCACCTCGACCCGCGCGCCCCAGGGCGCGGCGGCGAGCAGGTGGGCGCAGAGCGCGTCCCGCGCCTCCTCGGCGTCGACCCCCGGCGGCACCCGGAGACTGACCCGGGCCCGCACCTTCGCCTGCACGGCGGCCGAGGAACCGACCACCGGGGGGCAGTCGATGCCGAGCACCGTCACCGCGGGCCGGGCCCACAGCTCGTCGGCGACCGTGCCCGTGCCGAGCAGCGACACCCCGTCCAGGGCGCCGACGTCGGCGCGGAACTGGTCCACGGGATACGGGACGCCGTCCCAGCTCCCGTCGTCCGCGAGGCCCTTGACCGTGGTGTTGCCGGCCTCGTCGCGCAGGCTGTCCAGGATCCGCACCAGCGCGGCGAGCGCGTCCGGGGCGGGGCCGCCGAACATGCCGGAGTGCATCTCGCCCTTGAGCGTCGAGACGGTCACCACCACGTTGGTGAGGCCGCGCAGGGAGGTGGTCGCCGTGGGCAGACCGAGCGCGAAGTTGCCGGTGTCGCAGACCAGGAGGGCGTCGGCGGCGAAGAGTTCCGGGTGCTGCGGCACCAGCTGCTCCAGGCCGCCGGTGCCCTGCTCCTCCGAGCCCTCCGCGACGAACTTGAGGTGGACCGGGAAGCCCGTGCCGTCGGGGCCGCCGAGCGCGCGCAGGGCGGTCAGGTGCATGGCGATGTTGCCCTTGCAGTCGGCGGCTCCCCGCCCGTACCAGCGCCCGTCGCGCTCGGTCAGCTCGAACGGCGGGGTCTCCCAGGCGGAGTCGTCGAGCGGCGGCTGCACGTCGTAGTGGCAGTACAGGAGCACCGTCGGCGCGCCCTCGGGGCCCGGAGCGTGCCCCACCACCGCGTCCGTGCCGTCCGGGGTGGTCACCCGCCGCATGTCCCGCAGTCCGGCCTCCGCGAACGCCTCCACGAGGAAGTCGGCGGTCCTGGCGCACTCCTCCGGCGGGAACTGCCGGGGGTCGGCGACCGAGCGCATCGCGACCAGCGCGGTCAGGTCCTCCTTGGCGCGTGGCATCAGCTCGCGGACCCTCGCGCGCAGGTCGGCGGTCTCCGGGGAATCGGCGGTCATGCGTCCCACTTCCGTCGGGCGGGCCATGCGCTTTCACTAAAGCAACACCGGACGAACGCCGCAAAACATGTCAAAAATAGCCTGGATGGCCGAGCATCGCAGAGGGTCGCGGCGCCACCCGGAGCAGAGTGGGAGCACCTGTGGAGTCCACACCCGTGGAGTCCACGCCTGTGTTGTGTTCAGCCTGTGGAGGTCGCGCACCCGCCGCGACCCCGTCACGCACCGGGAGACCCCATGACCCCGCTCAACCGCCGCGACCTGGGACTCCTCGTCCTACGGGTCGGCACCGGCGCCGTCCTGGCCGCCCACGGAACGCAGAAGCTGTTCGGCTGGTTCGGCGGCGGCGGCATCGAGGGAACGGCCCAGGGGATGGAGGCGATGGGCTTCTCACCCGCCCGGGAGAGCGCCATCGCCGCCGGGCTGGGCGAGGCGGGCGGCGGCGCCCTGCTCGCCCTCGGCCTGGCCACCCCCGCGGCCGGCGCCGCCGCGGCGGGCGCCATGGCGGGCGCGGTCGCCGTGCACGCCCCGGCCGGCTTCTTCGCCCAGAGCGGCGGATACGAGTACCCCGCGTTCCTCGGCTTCACCGCGGCCGCCATCGGCGTCGCCGGAGCCGGCCGCTACTCCCTCGACCACGCCACCGGGCACGTCCTCGACCGCCCCTGGGTGGTCGCCGTCGCCTTCGTCGGCACGGCGCTCGCCGCCGCGGCCGTCGTCGGGCGCCGCGCCCAGGCCCAGGCCGAGGCCCGTCCCGAACCCGAGCCCGAGCACGGGACCGCCCCGGACCCGGAGGGGTGACGCCATGCGCGCCATGACGATGCCGCGGTACGGCGGCCCCGAGGAACTCGCGCCGGCGGACCTCCCGGACCCGAAGGTCGCCCCCGGCGAGGTCCTGATCCGGGTGGTGGCCGCGGGCATCAACCCGGTCGACTGGAAGCTGGCCGCCGGCGGACTCGACCCCCTGATGGTCACCCACTTCCCGCTGATCCCCGGCTGGGACGTCGCCGGGGTCGTCGAGCGCAACGGTCTGGACTCCACCGAGTTCGCCCCGGGCGACGAGGTGTTCGGCTACATCCGCAAGGACAGCGCCGAGCACGGCGCCTACGCGGAGAAGGTCTCCGCCCAGGTCCGGATGCTCGCCCGCAAGCCCCGCGCGCTGAGCTGGGCCCAGACCGCGGGACTCCCGCTCGCCGGACTCACCGCCCTCCAGGCGGCCGACCGCGTCGGCGTCGGCGCGGGCGACACCGTGCTCGTGCACGCCGCCGCCGGGGGTGTCGGCTCCCTCGGCACCCAGCTCGCGCTCGCCCGCGGCGCCCGGGTCATCGGCACCGCGAGCCCCGCCAACCACGCGTTCCTTCGCGAACTGGGCGCCGAACCCGTCGCGTACGGCCCCGGTCTCGCCGACCGCGTACGCGAACTGGCCCCGGGCGGTGTGGACGCGGCGCTCGACTTCGTCGGCGGCGAGGCCGTCGACGTCTCCGTCGAACTCCTCGCGTCGGCCGCCCGCCTGGCCTCCATCGCCGACCACCGGGCGGCCGCGCTCGGCGGCCACTACGTCTGGGTGAGACCCGACGGCGCGGGCCTGGCCACCCTCGCGGCCCTCGCCGACGAGGGCCGCCTCACCGTCCCCGTGGAGAAGGTCCTGCCGCTGAGCGAGGCCGCCGAGGCCTGGCGGCTCAACAGCGAGGGGCACACCCGGGGCAAGCTGGTCCTCTCGGTCGGCGAGGCCTGAACACCTCGATAGTGTTCGGGAAGATCCGGAACCCGCCCGGTGCTACGGGGAGGGCGGGGGAGCGCATGCGGACACGCGAGGGAAGGAACAGGCGCCGGCCATGAAGATCGATCTCACGGACACCAACTCCAGCAAGATCAACAAGGCGATCCTGGAGGGCCGCCGTGCCGTCGGCACTCCGGCCGTCGGCATGGTGCTCACCCTGGTCATCGTCACCGACGAGGAGCACGCCTACGATGCGGTGAAGGCGGCCAACGAGGCCTCCCGCGAGCATCCCGCGCGCACCCTGGTCGTCATCAAGCGGCACGCCCGCTCCCCGCGCGGCCGCGGCGAGACCCGCCTCGACGCCGAGGTGCGGGTCGGCACCGACGCCGGCCCCGGCGAGACCGTCCTCCTCCGCCTCCACGGCGAACTCGGCCGACGCGCCGACTCCGTCGTCCTCCCCCTGCTCCTCCCCGACGCGCCGGTCGTCCTCTGGTGGCCCGTCGACGCCCCCGAGGTGCCCTCCCAGGACCCCCTCGGCGCCCTCGCCCAGCGCCGCATCACCGACACGTACGCCGTCGAGGACCCGCTCGCCGCGCTCGCCGCCCGCGCCGCCTCGTACGCCCCCGGCGACACCGACCTCGCCTGGACCCGGCTCACCCCCTGGCGCTCGCTGCTCGCGGCGGCCCTCGACCAGGCCGGTACGACGGTGGTCTCGGCCGCCGTCGAGAGCGAGGCCGACAACCCCAGCGCCGAACTCCTCGCCCGCTGGTTCGGCGACCGACTGGACGTCCCGGTCGAACGGGTCGTCACCGACGGCCCGGTCGTCACCGCCGTCCGCATGGGCACCCCGGACGGCGAGATCCGCATCGACCGCCCGGAAGGCCCGGTCGCCCACCTGGCCATCCCCGGCCAGCCGAGCCGTGTGATGGCCCTCAAGGTCCGCACCACGGCGGAACTCATCGCGGAGGAACTGCGCCGCCTGGACCCGGACGAGGCGTACGCGGCGGCCTTGAGGTACGGGCAGTAGGGGGCGCACCGCGCCGAGGCGTCCGCCGGGAGCCCGAGGGGGCGAGGCCGTCCTCCGGTTCGGCGCCCCCGGCCGCCGCCGCCAAGCCGCCGCGCATGAGTACCCGTACTCATGCGCGGGAGGATGCGGAGGAGGCAGTCTTGGCGGCTCGACCAGGTCCGCGATCAACAGGGGGTAGACAGCCATGACACGTTTCAGAGCCGTACTGGCCACGACGGCCGCGGCGTTCCTCGTCTGGGGCGCCGCCGGTGCCGCGACCGCCGCGTCGGCGGACGACGTCCTGCTGCCGCACCCGGGGCCGGACGGCCTGGTGTGGGTGGAGGAGCACTGGGGAGACGGCGGCGTCGCGTCGGGCGGCGCGTGGGAGGGCCTCCCCACCGTCCTCACCGTGGCCTGCGAGGGCGGCGGCACCGTGACGGTGACGATGGAGTCCCAGCAGGACCAGGTGGCCGCCTTCACCGCCGACTGCCCGGCCGGCGAACCCGGCCGCGGCTCGGTCACCATGCCGGCCGGCGTCGTCCGCTCCGGCTCCTTCACCATCGGCGTCGACGCCTCGTCGGACTCCGTCCGCTGGGCCCTGACGGTCACCCAGCCCGAGTAGCCCGCCCCGGACGACCCGGACCGAACGGCGGCCCCGACCGGACACGAGCCCGGTCGGGGCCGCCTTCGGCCACGGCGCCCGAGGGTGCGGGGCGACGAACCCGGTCGATGCGGGCCGGTTCGGCGACGTGGCGGGTGCCGGCAGTCTGGTGGGGTCCCCGCGCTGTTCACGGTCCGGGTGATCGGACTCGTCGGCCTCCTCACCTGACCCGGGTCGCGTGGGGTGGGACGCGCCCTACCCCGGCAGCACGCGCACCCGGCCTTCGGGCAGTTTGGCCCACCAGTTGGCGTAGCGGCGGTAGAGCCACGGGTCGCGGGCGGTGAGGAGTGCGGTCAGGGTCCGGGCCTCCTCGGCCAGTGCCTCCCACGTCGGGGCCGGGAGCTCGTGGAAGGCCGTCGCCTCGATGCCGCCCTCGACCGGGCGCCACACGCCCGCCACGTATCCGTCGACGAGCAGCGTCGGGAGGACGTCGCCGTTCACGCGGATCACCACGCGGCGGTACTCGGGCGGTATCACCCGGCTCCGGTCGGCGTACGCGAGGAGGACGCTGTCCCACATGGGCAGCAGGCGCGGCGGGGCGGGAGTGTCGCCGGGCGGTCGTGGGGCGCCCGGGACGTCGAAGAGCGCGGTGCCGTCGGGGGCTTCCAGGTGGTCCAGTTCGGCGTCGAGGTCCTTCAGGGCACGGCGGATTGGGGTGCGCCTGACCATCGCGAACTGGGCCACGTCCGCCACCGACGCGGGGCCGAAACCCTCCAGATAGCGCCGGACCAGACCCCGCAGCGCCTCCGCTGAGGGCTCGCGGCCCGTGACGGGAGGGCCGCCGGAGGTCACGTACGACGGGCGCAGACCGAACGACCAGGGCCCGCCCGTCGGATGGTGGTGCAGCGGCGCGTACGCCCGCAGCCCCCACCACGCGCCCTCCGCCCGCTCCGCGCCGACCCGCTCCGCCAGCCACCCGCGCAGTTCGGCCACCGTGCGCGGCTCCTCGGCGAACGCCAGCAGGCCCGGCACCAACTCCTCGCCGTCGGCGGGGGTCAGGCCCGTCTCCGCGAACCGGAAACCGAGCCGCGAACCGTACAGCGTCTGCTGCAGCGCCTCCCGGAACATCCGGTAGTCCCCGGCGTGCACCGCGTGCAGGGTGATCCGCATCAGCGTCGCCTTCACCACCTCACGGCGCGCGAAGACGCCGTCCACCTCGGCCGGATCCAGTCCGACGAGCCGGTTCCACAGCGCCAGGTACGGCGACCCCGGGTGCTGCGCCTGCAGTGCCACGACCCGCCGGACGCCCTCGGCGACGCCCAACGGGGCACGCGCGAGCAGCAGCTGACGGCCGAGCGTGGCGCGGTTGAGCTCCCGTGCGGTGATCTTCACGGGGGCATTGTCCCCGGGATCCGGAGGGCGGGCGGCGGCGGGGGCGCTCCGCACCCGCCCAGCCGTGCGCGGCGGGCCGACGCGCCGTCGCGCGACAACGCTTCGAAGTCGCGTCGCCGCAGGTCGTACGCTCGCTACGCGCGTCACCCGCGAGGTGCGCGCCGACCGCACGACATCCGTACCCAGGGGGGAACGTCACCGTGTCCAGGATCCTCGTCGCCGCCACGCCCGTGTCCGGCCACCACGCGCCGCTGCTCCAGATCGCCCGCCACCTCTGCGGCCTCGGCCACGAGGTCGTCTTCCTCGGCGGATCCCGCTTCGGCGCCCAGGTCGAGGCGGCCGGCCCCGCCTTCCGGGCGCTGCCCGCCGCCGCCGACTACGACGACCGCGATCTGACGGCCCGGTTCCCCGGCCGGGAGGGGATCCCCGCCGGACCCGCGCAGGTCATGTGGGACGTCATGCACGTCTTCGGCGACCCGATCCCCGCCCAGCTCGGGGCGCTCCGCGAGGTGCTGGCGGACTTCCCGGCGTCCGTCGTCCTCCACGACAACCTGTTCCTCGGGGGCGTGGCGCTCGCCCTCGGCGAGGAACCGGGCCGCCGCCCGGCCGTGTTCAGCGTGGGCATCTCGCCGCTCGGCGTCGACAGCCGGGACACCGCGCCCCACCTGCTGGGACTGCTGCCGCCCGTCGACGACACCGAGCGCGCCCGGTACGCCGAGCTGGCCGCGCGGATGGCCGAGCGGAGCAAGCCGCTCGCCGAGCACCTGCGCGGCTGCTTCACCACCGCCGGGGTGAGCCTGGCCGAGGGCTCGCTCGGCTGGCTCCGGATCCAGGCCGCCGACGCGTTCCTCCAGCTCACCGTCGCCGGATTCGAGTACCCGCGCAGCGACCAGCCCGCCAACATCCGCTTCGTCGGTGCGATCCCCATCGACCCCGGCACCGCCCAGGAGCCGCCCGCCTGGTGGCCCGAGCTCCTGAAGGCCCGCGCCGACGGGAAGCGGATCGTCGTCGTCACCCAGGGCACCCTCGCCAACACCGCCCTCGGCCGGCTCGTCGTTCCCACCGTGCGGGCCCTCGCGGACCGCGACGACGTCTTCGTCGTCGCCGCCACCGGGCGCCCCGACGCGGCCGAGCGGGTCGCCGCCGACCTGCCCGCCGTCCCCGCCAACGCCCGCGTCGCCGGATTCGTCCCCTTCGCCGAACTCCTCCCGCTGACCGACCTGCTCGTCACCAACGGCGGCTACGGCGGCACCCAGGCCGCCCTCGCCCACGGCGTCCCGCTGATCGTGGCCGGCGACACCGAGGACAAGCCGGAGGTCGCCGCCCGCGTCGAATGGTCCGGCACCGGCGTCAACCTGCGCACCGGCGACCCCACCGTCGAGGCGCTCCGCTCCGCCGTGGACACCGTCCTGTCCGTACCCTCCTACCGCGAGCGCGCCGCCGCCCTCGCCAAGGAGTACGCCGCGCACGACGCCCTCGCCCTGATCGACGGCCTCGTCACGGCGACCTCCGGCCGCTGAGCCGGACCGCCGTGATCCCGCCAAGCTGACGGAGGAGTTGGCCGAGACCAGGTGAAGCTTCCGCAACAGCTTGCTCCCGCCCCGCCCCACCCGTAAGGATCGCCCGCAGGCAACTGGAGAACGGGGACGCCATGAAACCTCGCCTGGTCTTCGTCCACGGCATCGGCGGCCCCCGCGACGCCGCCGCCGACCTGGACGAATGGCTGCGGGCCGTGGCCTCGGGCGCGCGCGCCGCCGGGCACGGCGCACGGGTCTCCGGCCTGACCGGAGGCTGGGCCGCCGACGCCCGGTTCGCCTACTACGGCGACCTGTTCCGTACGGCCGGCAGCCAGGGGAGCGGCAGCGGCGCGGGGGACGACCAGGACGACGAGGTGCTCGCCGAGCTCCTCCTGGAAGCGGTCGACGAGCGCCTCGCCGACCCCGACGCCCCCCTCTCGGCCGCCGAGACCCGCGCCCTGCGGCACGCCCGCACCCAGCTCGCCCCGCCTCCCGGGGCCCAGGGCGCGGGCGCGCCCGCCCGGCGCGTGGTCAACGCCGTCACCACCCTGCTCGCCGTCCCGGGCGTACGCGCCCTCGGCGGCTGGCTCAGCGCCCGCACCACGGCCGGCATGCTCGGCCAGGTCGCCCGCTACCTCAACCGCGCCGAACCCGACACCACCGGCGCCACCCTCGACCGGCGCATCCGCGCCCGCGTCGCCGACTGCCTGGACCCCGAGGGCCCCAACGTCGTCGTCGCCCACTCCCTCGGCACCGTCGTCGCGCTGGAGACGCTGCACGAGATCACCTACGGGAAGGCCGCCGGCACGGGGACGGCGGGCGCAAGCCCGGACGGCGCCCCGTCCTCGCGCCGCCGCCCCGACGTGCCGCTCCTCGTCACCCTCGGCTCGCCCCTCGGCATCCGGAGCGCCGTCCAGCCCCGGGTCCGCCCCCACCCCCTCGCCACCCCCGCCTCCGTGGGGCGCTGGCTCAACTTCTGGGACCGGGACGACATCGTGGCCGCCCGCCCGCACCTGGAGACCTTCGTACGCCCCAACGCCACCGCCGTCGTCCCGGCCTCCCGCCGCGTCGACTCCGACGGCGCCTGGGTCCACCCGGCGGCGAAGTACCTGGCGCAGCCGGCCGTCGCCGGTCCGCTCGTCGAGGCCCTGACCACCCTCGCGGAGCGATGACCGGACCGCGCCATGTGCTGGTGATCGGGGCCCAGTGCCCCGGTCTCGGCCTCCTCGACGAGCTGGAGCAGGCCACCCGCGCCCTGCACGACACCCTCACCACCCCCTGGGCCGGCGCCTGCGAGAAGGACCAGCCGCACGGACCGACCCTGCTGTACGGCCCCGGGCTCACCCGTACCGGCGTCGAGGAGGCCGTCCGCCGGGCCGGGCGCGCCGCCGCCGAGGCCGGAGCGGTCC includes the following:
- a CDS encoding HdeD family acid-resistance protein produces the protein MTQTDDRPSRGDLPPGPLAMLAGVAWQALLIAGVLALILGVLVLAWPKATLTVVGVLFGIYLLVSGVLQLVAAFGTHARTSLRVMAFISGTLGILLGLFCFRGATQSILLLALWIGIGWLFRGIMQTVAAASDPAMPARGWQITLGVISALAGVVLIVSPLESVAVLTVLGGIWLLVVGVAEIVTAFMVRSRAKRLPPGV
- a CDS encoding dipeptidase; this encodes MTADSPETADLRARVRELMPRAKEDLTALVAMRSVADPRQFPPEECARTADFLVEAFAEAGLRDMRRVTTPDGTDAVVGHAPGPEGAPTVLLYCHYDVQPPLDDSAWETPPFELTERDGRWYGRGAADCKGNIAMHLTALRALGGPDGTGFPVHLKFVAEGSEEQGTGGLEQLVPQHPELFAADALLVCDTGNFALGLPTATTSLRGLTNVVVTVSTLKGEMHSGMFGGPAPDALAALVRILDSLRDEAGNTTVKGLADDGSWDGVPYPVDQFRADVGALDGVSLLGTGTVADELWARPAVTVLGIDCPPVVGSSAAVQAKVRARVSLRVPPGVDAEEARDALCAHLLAAAPWGARVEVEPESVGRPFRARTDGPAYRALASALSRAYGKDMVQAGQGGSIPLCNVLAAQFPDAEIALIGVEEPGCLIHAPNESVDPAEIETMALAEALFLRTYATRSEGARRGVE
- a CDS encoding DoxX family membrane protein gives rise to the protein MTPLNRRDLGLLVLRVGTGAVLAAHGTQKLFGWFGGGGIEGTAQGMEAMGFSPARESAIAAGLGEAGGGALLALGLATPAAGAAAAGAMAGAVAVHAPAGFFAQSGGYEYPAFLGFTAAAIGVAGAGRYSLDHATGHVLDRPWVVAVAFVGTALAAAAVVGRRAQAQAEARPEPEPEHGTAPDPEG
- a CDS encoding NADP-dependent oxidoreductase encodes the protein MRAMTMPRYGGPEELAPADLPDPKVAPGEVLIRVVAAGINPVDWKLAAGGLDPLMVTHFPLIPGWDVAGVVERNGLDSTEFAPGDEVFGYIRKDSAEHGAYAEKVSAQVRMLARKPRALSWAQTAGLPLAGLTALQAADRVGVGAGDTVLVHAAAGGVGSLGTQLALARGARVIGTASPANHAFLRELGAEPVAYGPGLADRVRELAPGGVDAALDFVGGEAVDVSVELLASAARLASIADHRAAALGGHYVWVRPDGAGLATLAALADEGRLTVPVEKVLPLSEAAEAWRLNSEGHTRGKLVLSVGEA
- the opcA gene encoding glucose-6-phosphate dehydrogenase assembly protein OpcA, yielding MKIDLTDTNSSKINKAILEGRRAVGTPAVGMVLTLVIVTDEEHAYDAVKAANEASREHPARTLVVIKRHARSPRGRGETRLDAEVRVGTDAGPGETVLLRLHGELGRRADSVVLPLLLPDAPVVLWWPVDAPEVPSQDPLGALAQRRITDTYAVEDPLAALAARAASYAPGDTDLAWTRLTPWRSLLAAALDQAGTTVVSAAVESEADNPSAELLARWFGDRLDVPVERVVTDGPVVTAVRMGTPDGEIRIDRPEGPVAHLAIPGQPSRVMALKVRTTAELIAEELRRLDPDEAYAAALRYGQ
- a CDS encoding winged helix DNA-binding domain-containing protein, with protein sequence MKITARELNRATLGRQLLLARAPLGVAEGVRRVVALQAQHPGSPYLALWNRLVGLDPAEVDGVFARREVVKATLMRITLHAVHAGDYRMFREALQQTLYGSRLGFRFAETGLTPADGEELVPGLLAFAEEPRTVAELRGWLAERVGAERAEGAWWGLRAYAPLHHHPTGGPWSFGLRPSYVTSGGPPVTGREPSAEALRGLVRRYLEGFGPASVADVAQFAMVRRTPIRRALKDLDAELDHLEAPDGTALFDVPGAPRPPGDTPAPPRLLPMWDSVLLAYADRSRVIPPEYRRVVIRVNGDVLPTLLVDGYVAGVWRPVEGGIEATAFHELPAPTWEALAEEARTLTALLTARDPWLYRRYANWWAKLPEGRVRVLPG
- a CDS encoding nucleotide disphospho-sugar-binding domain-containing protein, with protein sequence MSRILVAATPVSGHHAPLLQIARHLCGLGHEVVFLGGSRFGAQVEAAGPAFRALPAAADYDDRDLTARFPGREGIPAGPAQVMWDVMHVFGDPIPAQLGALREVLADFPASVVLHDNLFLGGVALALGEEPGRRPAVFSVGISPLGVDSRDTAPHLLGLLPPVDDTERARYAELAARMAERSKPLAEHLRGCFTTAGVSLAEGSLGWLRIQAADAFLQLTVAGFEYPRSDQPANIRFVGAIPIDPGTAQEPPAWWPELLKARADGKRIVVVTQGTLANTALGRLVVPTVRALADRDDVFVVAATGRPDAAERVAADLPAVPANARVAGFVPFAELLPLTDLLVTNGGYGGTQAALAHGVPLIVAGDTEDKPEVAARVEWSGTGVNLRTGDPTVEALRSAVDTVLSVPSYRERAAALAKEYAAHDALALIDGLVTATSGR
- a CDS encoding alpha/beta hydrolase is translated as MKPRLVFVHGIGGPRDAAADLDEWLRAVASGARAAGHGARVSGLTGGWAADARFAYYGDLFRTAGSQGSGSGAGDDQDDEVLAELLLEAVDERLADPDAPLSAAETRALRHARTQLAPPPGAQGAGAPARRVVNAVTTLLAVPGVRALGGWLSARTTAGMLGQVARYLNRAEPDTTGATLDRRIRARVADCLDPEGPNVVVAHSLGTVVALETLHEITYGKAAGTGTAGASPDGAPSSRRRPDVPLLVTLGSPLGIRSAVQPRVRPHPLATPASVGRWLNFWDRDDIVAARPHLETFVRPNATAVVPASRRVDSDGAWVHPAAKYLAQPAVAGPLVEALTTLAER